A section of the Humulus lupulus chromosome 2, drHumLupu1.1, whole genome shotgun sequence genome encodes:
- the LOC133814657 gene encoding putative B3 domain-containing protein At1g78640 — translation MASLRTKATRDGSDEQSNNAQTTEIQSQNDVYQWKIKKVLGEHDVALDRMFKFTRTEAEHVLCNIGNDRVVKAKEGGDVRVKMMDLDTKTQHELSFRKVKSGNVFGFKLGWLTHFVVRRKLKVGDEIGMYVDPTTSVFYFSVLSRASVEDFRPV, via the coding sequence ATGGCTTCTTTAAGGACAAAAGCGACTAGAGACGGCAGTGATGAGCAGAGTAACAATGCACAAACGACGGAAATTCAATCTCAAAATGATGTATACCAATGGAAGATCAAGAAAGTCCTAGGGGAGCATGATGTGGCGCTGGACCGAATGTTCAAGTTCACGAGAACAGAAGCAGAGCATGTGCTTTGTAACATTGGCAATGACAGAGTTGTTAAAGCCAAGGAAGGAGGGGATGTGAGGGTCAAGATGATGGACTTAGACACTAAGACTCAGCACGAATTGTCCTTTAGGAAGGTCAAGTCTGGGAATGTCTTTGGGTTTAAGCTTGGTTGGTTGACTCATTTTGTCGTCAGGAGAAAGCTCAAGGTTGGTGATGAGATTGGGATGTATGTGGATCCTACTACTTCTGTGTTCTACTTTTCTGTGTTGTCTAGAGCTAGTGTAGAAGATTTTAGACCTGTTTAA
- the LOC133818406 gene encoding uncharacterized protein LOC133818406 — MASLVTNSAIRKSDSGRDQVYVAALPLRASKGPPQLLMSAAYSLNLWDFQHFMVLIKLHSAPPHSQVLVYDFQPKDPENIFVALEVLSGRSVPGVILTRNLSKLPRSKCWFVGSSKVNATDMACEFNKNWETHLRVGHHDCRDYANGLVEYLTGEDYVLERLKRSNTSQG; from the exons ATGGCTTCACTGGTGACAAATTCTGCAATAAGGAAGAGTGACAGTGGGAGAGACCAAGTATATGTAGCTGCACTTCCTCTAAGAGCGTCCAAAGGACCACCCCAGCTTCTTATGTCCGCTGCCTACTCCCTCAATCTATGGGATTTCCAGCATTTTATGGTTCTAATCAAACTCCACTCAGCACCACCACATTCTCAG GTGCTGGTTTATGATTTTCAACCCAAAGATCCGGAAAATATATTTGTGGCTCTTGAAGTTTTATCTGGTAGATCAGTACCAg GAGTTATTCTTACAAGGAATTTATCAAAACTACCAAGAAGCAAATGCTGGTTTGTTGGTTCTTCCAAAGTCAATGCTACAGATATGGCATGTGAATTCAACAAGAACTGGGAAACCCATTTGAGGGTCGGCCATCATGATTGTCGGGATTACGCAAATG GATTGGTTGAGTACCTCACTGGAGAAGATTATGTTTTGGAGCGCTTGAAAAGAAGCAACACTAGTCAGGGGTAA